One stretch of Pigmentiphaga aceris DNA includes these proteins:
- a CDS encoding ABC transporter permease, protein MSALPASAAVPAAPRKARWRGLPYIAFAILGVFLIMALGADFIAPHNPERAALSLRYLPPAWVDGGRAAYFLGTDHLGRDVLSQLIFGARISLIVGGTSVVIAGVLGTAIGIAAGYLGGWFDQVMMRLVDAWLALPSLVFAIFLAAVVGPSETNLVVILAAVYWTRYARVVRSEVLSLRERDFVRLAIVAGASPSRIMARHLLPNVANTAIVLATLMLGSVIVTEASLSFLGVGVPPPRPAWGLMLSDGRKGLMAGYWWLTVFPGLCIMLVVLAASLIGDWLRDRLDPSLRPLS, encoded by the coding sequence GTGAGCGCCCTTCCCGCTTCCGCTGCAGTGCCCGCCGCCCCCCGAAAGGCGCGCTGGCGCGGCTTGCCGTATATCGCCTTTGCCATCCTGGGTGTGTTCCTGATCATGGCATTGGGCGCAGATTTCATTGCCCCGCACAACCCCGAACGCGCCGCCTTGTCCTTGCGTTACCTGCCGCCCGCCTGGGTAGACGGCGGACGCGCTGCTTACTTTCTTGGCACCGATCACCTGGGGCGTGACGTGTTGTCGCAACTGATTTTCGGTGCCCGTATCTCGCTGATCGTGGGCGGTACGTCGGTCGTCATCGCGGGCGTGTTGGGCACGGCCATCGGCATTGCCGCAGGGTATCTGGGCGGCTGGTTCGATCAGGTGATGATGCGCCTGGTGGATGCCTGGCTGGCGCTGCCTTCGCTGGTGTTCGCCATCTTTCTGGCGGCAGTTGTCGGCCCCAGCGAAACAAATCTGGTGGTGATTCTGGCGGCCGTTTACTGGACCCGATACGCACGGGTGGTGCGCAGCGAGGTGCTATCCCTGCGTGAACGCGACTTCGTGCGGCTGGCAATCGTGGCCGGTGCGTCGCCGTCGCGCATCATGGCGCGTCATCTGTTGCCCAACGTCGCCAACACGGCGATTGTGCTGGCCACCTTGATGCTGGGTTCCGTGATCGTGACCGAAGCATCTTTGTCTTTCCTGGGCGTAGGCGTACCGCCACCACGCCCGGCCTGGGGGCTGATGCTGTCCGACGGCCGCAAGGGCTTGATGGCGGGCTACTGGTGGCTGACGGTGTTTCCCGGCCTGTGCATCATGTTGGTGGTGCTGGCCGCGAGCCTGATTGGCGACTGGCTGCGCGACCGCCTTGACCCGTCTCTGAGGCCGCTGTCATGA
- a CDS encoding amidase, which yields METRPVTKQSQDWAYADLRQVVAALAAGQVTAIDLLERALARIAERDGEINAVVVHDAARARVAARAADAALQRGERLPLLGVPVTVKESFDVAGLPTTSGDPAYRDLVATKDAAVVDALRRAGAIIVGKTNVPLALGDIQSFNAIYGRSDNPWNPSTTPGGSSGGSAAAVAAGFVALEVGTDIGGSIRIPAHFCGVAAHKPTYGIVSMVGNGVPPGRFAERDLSCAGPLARRAADLSIALDVLINNDPLARKAIHVSLPPARHTALRDFRVLVLREHPLLAASDDATLPLDRVQAILSDAGVKVDTTSDLLPDLVASHKVYQQLLIGTSLAYKPAAFFDTARIAVDALAPDDDSFEAVRVRSSFLSHRDWLLANEARLALRDRWEKLFETYDAVLTPVSVSAAFAHDHSQPRDARFVDVHGSAVPYLNLFVWVGVPTVAGLPATVIPVARNAKGLPVGVQIIGPYLEDKTPLVLAELLEQQLGDFVPPPGW from the coding sequence GTGGAAACCCGCCCGGTGACCAAGCAAAGCCAGGATTGGGCCTATGCCGATCTTCGGCAAGTGGTGGCGGCTTTGGCAGCAGGGCAGGTCACGGCAATCGACCTGCTGGAGCGCGCCTTGGCACGCATTGCCGAGCGCGATGGCGAGATCAACGCCGTGGTGGTGCATGACGCTGCCCGCGCACGGGTGGCCGCGCGTGCTGCCGACGCGGCCTTGCAGCGCGGCGAGCGTCTGCCCCTGCTGGGCGTGCCGGTGACGGTGAAAGAGTCTTTCGACGTGGCCGGCTTGCCGACTACGTCGGGTGATCCGGCCTACCGCGATTTGGTGGCTACGAAGGACGCTGCCGTGGTGGACGCGCTGCGACGCGCGGGTGCCATCATCGTGGGCAAGACCAACGTGCCGCTGGCCTTGGGGGATATTCAGTCCTTCAACGCCATCTACGGTCGCAGCGACAATCCGTGGAACCCCAGCACCACACCGGGCGGGTCTTCGGGCGGCTCGGCGGCGGCAGTGGCTGCGGGGTTTGTGGCGCTGGAGGTGGGCACTGACATTGGCGGGTCCATTCGCATTCCGGCGCATTTCTGCGGGGTAGCGGCGCACAAGCCGACTTACGGCATTGTGTCGATGGTGGGCAACGGCGTGCCGCCTGGGCGGTTTGCGGAACGTGACCTGTCCTGCGCCGGCCCCTTGGCGCGGCGTGCGGCAGACCTGTCGATTGCGCTCGACGTATTGATCAACAACGACCCGCTTGCGCGCAAGGCGATTCACGTCAGCTTGCCGCCTGCGCGCCACACCGCGCTGCGCGACTTCCGGGTACTGGTGCTGCGCGAGCATCCATTGCTTGCCGCCAGTGACGACGCCACGCTGCCGCTGGATCGGGTGCAGGCAATCTTGTCAGATGCCGGTGTAAAGGTGGACACCACCAGTGATCTGTTGCCCGATCTGGTGGCTTCGCACAAGGTCTACCAGCAGTTGCTGATCGGCACCAGCCTGGCCTACAAACCGGCCGCGTTCTTCGATACGGCACGTATTGCTGTCGATGCGTTGGCACCCGATGACGACAGTTTTGAAGCGGTGCGGGTGCGGTCCTCGTTCCTGAGCCATCGCGATTGGCTGCTGGCCAACGAGGCGCGTCTGGCCCTGCGTGATCGCTGGGAAAAGCTCTTCGAGACTTACGATGCGGTGTTGACGCCGGTGTCGGTCAGCGCAGCGTTCGCGCACGATCACAGCCAACCGCGTGATGCGCGGTTTGTCGATGTGCACGGCAGTGCGGTGCCGTATCTGAATCTGTTTGTGTGGGTGGGTGTGCCCACGGTGGCGGGCTTGCCTGCAACCGTGATTCCTGTGGCGCGCAACGCCAAGGGCTTGCCGGTGGGTGTACAGATCATTGGCCCGTACCTGGAGGACAAGACACCGTTGGTGTTGGCGGAATTGTTGGAGCAGCAACTGGGTGACTTTGTGCCGCCGCCGGGGTGGTAA
- a CDS encoding ABC transporter permease produces the protein MLRFFYTRVGYAVVSLFVLTLTVFLLTRLTGDPTLMLLEPGASAADIAALRTRLGLDHSLPVQFWFFVVDALQGDFGTSIYHGMPVIDLYLERLPNSLMLAGLAFIWSLALGLACGVLAALYANTRWDHAIRFVALGGLAMPPFWLGMLLVLFFSVRLDWLPSSGDGGWANFVMPVITLGWYFSAAYMRLTRSSMLEVLSSDYVKLARLKGLRPWTVIMQHAFRNAVIPVLTLAAINLVSMVNSAVVVETLFAWPGIGRLLYEGISFRDFPVIQTTVLLSGVMIILVNLLADLLSSALDPRIRL, from the coding sequence ATGCTTCGGTTTTTCTACACCCGCGTCGGCTATGCCGTCGTCTCGCTGTTCGTGCTGACGTTGACAGTTTTTCTGCTCACCCGTCTCACCGGCGACCCCACCCTGATGTTGCTCGAACCTGGTGCCAGCGCCGCAGACATTGCCGCGCTGCGCACTCGCCTGGGCCTGGATCACTCGCTGCCCGTGCAGTTCTGGTTCTTTGTCGTGGACGCGCTGCAGGGTGACTTCGGCACATCCATCTATCACGGCATGCCCGTGATCGACCTGTACCTGGAACGACTGCCCAATTCCTTGATGCTTGCCGGTCTGGCCTTCATCTGGTCGCTGGCGCTTGGCCTGGCCTGTGGGGTGCTGGCGGCCTTGTACGCCAATACCCGTTGGGACCACGCTATCCGCTTCGTGGCCTTGGGCGGACTGGCCATGCCGCCATTCTGGCTGGGCATGTTGCTGGTGCTGTTCTTCTCGGTCCGGCTTGACTGGCTGCCCTCGTCTGGCGACGGTGGCTGGGCCAACTTCGTGATGCCCGTCATCACCCTGGGTTGGTACTTCTCGGCGGCCTACATGCGGCTGACCCGCTCGTCGATGCTGGAAGTGCTGTCTTCCGATTACGTGAAACTGGCCCGCCTGAAAGGCCTGCGTCCGTGGACCGTGATCATGCAGCACGCGTTTCGTAATGCCGTGATTCCAGTGCTGACCCTGGCCGCCATCAACCTGGTGTCGATGGTGAATTCGGCCGTGGTGGTGGAAACGCTGTTTGCCTGGCCGGGCATTGGCCGGCTGCTGTACGAAGGCATTTCCTTCCGTGACTTCCCCGTCATTCAGACCACCGTGCTGCTGTCCGGCGTCATGATCATTCTCGTCAACCTGCTGGCTGACCTGCTGTCGTCCGCGCTCGATCCAAGGATTCGCCTGTGA
- a CDS encoding ABC transporter substrate-binding protein, which yields MFNTFAFNKFVRRIAAVSAATLMFGAAPNAAAPAAPQGTLTWGLSLSLTSTFFDPGETPGTGAPLLLQYAQHDAVIRPIAGNPSGLSLADKLEQSDDGLTYTFTLRPNLRFQNGDALTAEDVKFSFDRYRGAGAKLLKDKVAEVAVLDPLRVRFKLKEPWPDFLTFYGTTATGAAWVLPKKYIEEVGDEGFKKAPIGAGPYRLKAFKPGIEFNFEASEHYWRKTPNVKNLVFRYIPDPATRLAAIKRGEVDFAYALTGALGEEARRTKGLTLKTANIPVTNFIVFASQYDEKSPWSNPKVREAADIAVDRKAINDASYMGLARESYSAIPQAMAFYWNPPQSVYDPARAKKLLAEAGYPNGFDGGFLHTDASDQIGEPVQSYLAEVGIRVQLRPSERAAHLKQVAEKKLTGLVLTGSGAPGNAATRLDQFVRTGGSMSYVKDADIDTLLDQQSRELNKEKRTAQLAQVQTLLSERQRFLPVLEYAFVIVTGPRVGVDGVNLIPDNPYTGPYEDLTIKPGQ from the coding sequence ATGTTCAACACCTTCGCGTTCAATAAATTCGTCCGTCGTATCGCCGCCGTGTCTGCCGCCACGCTGATGTTCGGCGCTGCGCCCAATGCGGCAGCGCCTGCTGCGCCCCAGGGCACCCTGACCTGGGGCCTGAGCCTGTCGTTGACCAGCACCTTCTTCGATCCGGGCGAGACCCCGGGAACCGGCGCGCCCCTGTTGTTGCAATATGCGCAACACGATGCAGTGATCCGACCGATCGCGGGCAACCCGTCGGGCCTGAGCCTGGCGGACAAACTTGAACAAAGCGATGACGGCCTGACCTACACCTTTACGCTGCGTCCGAATCTGAGATTCCAGAATGGCGATGCGTTGACTGCCGAGGACGTGAAGTTCTCGTTCGACCGCTATCGCGGTGCCGGTGCGAAGCTGTTGAAAGACAAGGTGGCGGAAGTCGCGGTCCTTGATCCTTTGCGCGTGCGCTTCAAGCTCAAAGAGCCGTGGCCCGATTTCCTGACCTTCTACGGCACGACCGCAACCGGCGCAGCCTGGGTCTTGCCCAAGAAATACATCGAAGAAGTGGGCGATGAAGGCTTCAAGAAAGCACCGATCGGTGCTGGCCCGTACCGCTTGAAGGCATTCAAACCCGGCATCGAATTCAACTTCGAGGCCTCTGAGCACTACTGGCGCAAGACGCCGAACGTGAAGAACCTGGTGTTCCGCTACATCCCCGACCCGGCCACGCGACTGGCGGCGATCAAACGCGGCGAAGTCGATTTTGCCTACGCGCTGACCGGTGCACTGGGCGAGGAAGCCCGCCGTACCAAGGGCCTGACGCTGAAGACCGCGAATATTCCGGTGACGAATTTCATCGTTTTCGCCAGCCAATACGACGAGAAATCGCCCTGGAGCAATCCGAAAGTGCGCGAGGCCGCGGACATTGCGGTGGATCGCAAGGCGATCAACGATGCGTCGTACATGGGCCTGGCCCGCGAGTCGTACAGCGCCATTCCGCAAGCCATGGCCTTCTACTGGAACCCGCCGCAGTCGGTCTACGACCCAGCCCGCGCCAAGAAGCTGCTGGCCGAAGCGGGATACCCGAATGGCTTCGATGGCGGTTTCCTGCACACCGATGCCAGCGACCAGATTGGCGAGCCGGTGCAAAGTTACCTGGCCGAAGTCGGCATTCGTGTGCAGCTTCGCCCCAGCGAACGTGCGGCGCATTTGAAGCAGGTTGCCGAGAAAAAGCTGACCGGCCTGGTGTTGACCGGCTCTGGCGCGCCGGGCAATGCGGCTACGCGTCTGGACCAGTTTGTACGCACTGGCGGATCGATGTCCTACGTGAAAGATGCCGACATCGACACCTTGCTGGACCAGCAATCGCGCGAACTGAACAAGGAAAAGCGTACAGCCCAGCTGGCCCAGGTGCAGACGCTGCTGAGCGAGCGTCAGCGCTTCCTGCCGGTGCTGGAATACGCATTCGTAATCGTGACTGGTCCGCGTGTGGGCGTGGATGGTGTCAACCTGATTCCGGACAACCCGTACACCGGCCCGTATGAAGATCTGACCATCAAGCCGGGCCAGTAA
- a CDS encoding ABC transporter ATP-binding protein yields MSEQINSITGTSDAPLLSVTDLGVAYDGGRIPVLSGVSFSLAAGRTLGVVGESGCGKSTLAQALVQLLPAGAVRTGGRIDFNGRELTALPETALRDIRGKDIAMILQDPLSSLNPLLRIGTQIAEVSQRHLKLPRRSAWDRARELLASVRLSEPAQRLREYPHQLSGGMRQRVAGAIALAASPKLLIADEPTTALDPTVQVQYLRLLKGLQREHGFSMVFITHDLGVVANICDEVAVMYAGRIVELGTTADIFKTPAHPYTRALLDSLPRIGERAGSLRAISGQPPRPGQVTGGCAFAPRCPHVMPKCREASPTLLASVAADLSLDSSVASSVASSPVPSSPASTATTRARRSLAACWLTQVPAEAHA; encoded by the coding sequence ATGAGCGAGCAGATCAACAGCATTACGGGCACGTCCGACGCGCCTTTGCTCTCGGTCACGGACCTGGGCGTCGCCTACGACGGTGGACGCATCCCCGTCTTGTCGGGCGTGTCCTTCTCGCTGGCGGCCGGGCGCACGCTCGGCGTGGTTGGCGAATCCGGCTGTGGCAAAAGCACGCTGGCGCAAGCCTTGGTGCAATTGCTGCCTGCGGGCGCGGTGCGCACTGGCGGTCGAATCGACTTCAACGGCCGTGAGTTGACTGCCTTGCCGGAAACCGCGCTGCGCGACATACGCGGAAAAGACATCGCGATGATTCTGCAAGACCCCTTGTCGTCGCTGAACCCGCTGCTGCGCATCGGTACGCAGATCGCGGAAGTGTCGCAACGGCATTTGAAGCTGCCGCGCCGCAGTGCCTGGGACCGTGCGCGCGAGCTGCTGGCCAGCGTGCGGCTGTCGGAACCGGCGCAGCGCCTGCGCGAATATCCGCACCAGTTGTCGGGCGGCATGCGCCAGCGCGTGGCTGGCGCGATTGCGCTGGCGGCCAGCCCGAAACTGCTGATCGCCGACGAACCCACCACTGCGCTCGACCCGACGGTGCAAGTGCAATACCTGCGTCTGCTGAAAGGCTTGCAGCGCGAGCATGGATTTTCGATGGTCTTCATCACGCACGACCTGGGCGTCGTGGCCAATATCTGCGACGAGGTCGCGGTCATGTACGCCGGTCGCATCGTTGAACTGGGCACAACTGCCGATATCTTCAAGACGCCCGCCCATCCTTACACCCGTGCATTGCTGGACTCACTGCCGCGCATCGGCGAACGTGCTGGGTCGCTGCGGGCAATTTCCGGCCAGCCACCACGGCCGGGTCAGGTGACAGGCGGCTGTGCGTTCGCGCCGCGCTGCCCGCATGTGATGCCGAAGTGCCGGGAAGCATCGCCGACCTTGTTGGCCTCCGTGGCTGCTGATCTGTCACTTGACTCCTCAGTTGCATCCTCGGTTGCCTCATCACCTGTCCCATCATCACCAGCGTCAACCGCCACCACGCGCGCCCGTCGCAGCTTGGCCGCCTGTTGGTTGACCCAAGTTCCCGCAGAGGCACACGCATGA
- a CDS encoding NADP-dependent oxidoreductase, translating into MSNNEHQQTEISSDKKEHLNQAKMRAVVLEAFEGFETLRVNEVNVPQPGPGQLLVRVHAAGVNPVDIVVALGMLQQMIPLDLPSVVGGEIAGVVAAVGEGESDWQVGDEIHALLGIAGAFADYALVPAAAAVRKPADMNFAEAAALPTAAATAAAALDRGEVGNGTRVVIHAAAGGVGSITVQLAKARGAHVTALASTGNLDFVTALGADVVVDRTTGADTEIRDADVVIDAYGPSAQERSWMMLRPGGVLVSLVAEPSAEKAAARGVRAYRIFGNRDRSTLETVDGFYEAGKLKPRIMQRFPLEQAVDALKLVATGQAQGKIVLDLQA; encoded by the coding sequence ATGAGCAATAACGAACATCAACAGACTGAAATTAGCAGCGATAAAAAAGAACACTTGAACCAAGCAAAAATGCGAGCCGTGGTACTGGAAGCCTTTGAAGGCTTTGAAACACTGCGTGTGAACGAAGTAAACGTCCCGCAGCCTGGCCCTGGGCAACTGCTGGTCCGCGTGCACGCAGCGGGTGTAAACCCGGTGGATATCGTCGTGGCGCTAGGAATGCTGCAACAGATGATTCCGCTCGACCTGCCAAGCGTCGTCGGCGGCGAAATTGCCGGCGTCGTGGCAGCAGTGGGGGAAGGCGAAAGCGACTGGCAAGTGGGTGACGAGATACATGCGCTGCTGGGCATCGCGGGCGCCTTTGCGGACTATGCGCTGGTGCCTGCGGCAGCAGCGGTGCGAAAGCCTGCGGACATGAACTTTGCCGAGGCGGCGGCGCTGCCGACGGCTGCCGCAACGGCTGCGGCAGCCCTTGATCGCGGAGAGGTCGGCAACGGTACACGCGTGGTGATTCACGCAGCGGCCGGCGGCGTCGGGTCGATCACCGTCCAGTTGGCCAAAGCGCGTGGTGCCCATGTGACCGCATTGGCGTCTACGGGCAATCTCGATTTCGTGACTGCACTCGGTGCCGATGTGGTGGTCGATCGCACCACCGGTGCCGATACGGAAATTCGCGATGCCGACGTGGTCATCGACGCGTATGGCCCATCCGCCCAGGAGCGGTCTTGGATGATGCTGCGGCCGGGTGGCGTGCTGGTCAGTCTCGTCGCAGAGCCCTCAGCCGAGAAAGCGGCAGCACGTGGCGTTCGTGCCTACCGCATTTTCGGCAATCGCGATCGTTCAACGCTGGAGACGGTTGATGGCTTTTACGAGGCTGGCAAGCTGAAACCCCGCATCATGCAGCGCTTCCCGCTTGAGCAGGCAGTTGATGCATTGAAGCTCGTGGCCACGGGACAAGCCCAAGGCAAGATCGTGCTCGATCTACAGGCTTGA
- a CDS encoding haloalkane dehalogenase codes for MNQPSAQAFAPKKFLDIHGHRMAYIDEGEGAAIVFQHGNPASSYLWRNVMPHLKGMGRLIAPDLMGMGDSEKLDPALGPSRYSFGEQSKYLSGLLDALHMGDKVILVLHDVGSIRGFDWARRHSDRVQGIVYMESIVAPLEVTDFPDYVQQQINQITPDAMEASLQGLDFLDNFLLGARDFSDVEKAYYRAPFLNPGEDRRPMISIDLPLKIMSEETIPVAEAYSRWLATSEIPKLMIKADPGYLLKNRLYDIAKTWPNQTEVTVPGYHYIQETAPNEIGVAISEFASHLRGIARD; via the coding sequence ATGAACCAGCCATCCGCTCAAGCCTTTGCCCCCAAGAAATTCCTCGATATTCATGGGCATCGAATGGCCTATATCGATGAGGGCGAAGGTGCCGCGATCGTTTTCCAACACGGAAACCCCGCATCTTCATACCTTTGGCGCAATGTCATGCCGCATCTGAAAGGCATGGGCCGGCTGATCGCTCCTGATCTGATGGGAATGGGAGATTCGGAAAAACTCGATCCTGCGCTTGGGCCATCGCGCTATTCATTCGGCGAACAGAGCAAATACCTGTCCGGCCTGCTAGACGCACTGCACATGGGTGACAAGGTGATTCTGGTCTTGCACGATGTCGGCTCGATTCGGGGCTTCGACTGGGCGCGCAGGCACAGCGACCGCGTACAGGGCATTGTCTACATGGAATCGATCGTCGCGCCACTGGAAGTGACGGACTTCCCCGACTACGTGCAGCAGCAGATCAATCAGATTACGCCGGATGCCATGGAGGCATCGCTGCAAGGACTTGATTTTCTGGACAATTTCCTGCTTGGCGCGCGCGACTTCTCCGACGTCGAAAAGGCCTATTACCGTGCCCCCTTCCTCAACCCCGGCGAAGATCGTCGGCCGATGATTTCGATCGATCTGCCGCTGAAAATAATGTCGGAGGAAACAATACCTGTCGCAGAAGCATATTCGCGTTGGCTGGCAACCAGCGAAATTCCCAAGCTCATGATCAAGGCCGATCCAGGCTACTTATTAAAGAATCGTCTCTATGACATCGCCAAAACCTGGCCGAATCAGACAGAGGTGACGGTGCCTGGCTATCACTATATTCAGGAAACCGCCCCGAATGAAATCGGCGTTGCCATCTCCGAATTTGCAAGTCATCTGCGCGGTATTGCCAGGGACTAA